The proteins below come from a single Papaver somniferum cultivar HN1 chromosome 11, ASM357369v1, whole genome shotgun sequence genomic window:
- the LOC113322228 gene encoding F-box/kelch-repeat protein At3g06240-like: MIGLSHDMYAADDIFYSIDYASILYGAVVMDYPNDNNNNAITHSIRHFIVGSCNGLILLLTEDSEKLFLWNPSTREYKEIIRAPTAVENLSYGFGYDFKTDNYKLVCIATGRSDDDGELDSFSEVYSYTAGSWSRGENIPYVYSDVTGGVLLNGALHWLGEDASHWSDDTATRKETIICFDINSEKFMDLQLPEETMTCPEEKFNIHVLGDSLCLICGVRNVRVDVWVMQNYGVRESWTKQFIITQKEIIADPHSLKIYGSVKDSGILIQVGDGLGLYDPKNDNIRTLNINGIIDGSFCSENYVESLVSVNSGIYMGTVDKKHSKDASEIQDSHHLNKNSQITMEAAQDKEAKRKRVDVILADVHAANHEGSVAAFGGVNVIPGGINTVYHHELLKAY; this comes from the exons ATGATCGGTTTGAGTCATGATATGTACGCtgctgatgatatattttattccaTAGATTATGCTTCAATATTATACGGAGCTGTTGTGATGGATTACCCAAACGACAATAATAATAATGCTATAACTCACAGTATTCGCCATTTTATTGTGGGATCTTGCAATGGCTTGATTTTATTATTGACCGAAGATAGTGAAAAATTATTTCTTTGGAACCCATCCACAAGAGAGTACAAGGAAATCATAAGAGCACCGACGGCCGTAGAAAACCTTTCCTATGGGTTTGGTTACGATTTCAAAACTGATAATTACAAGTTGGTATGCATTGCAACTGGCCGGTCTGATGATGATGGCGAGCTTGACAGTTTTTCTGAAGTTTATTCATACACAGCTGGTTCATGGAGTAGAGGCGAAAACATCCCTTATGTGTATTCTGATGTAACCGGTGGTGTGCTTCTGAATGGTGCTCTTCATTGGTTAGGTGAAGATGCTTCTCATTGGTCAGACGATACCGCCACCCGTAAAGAAACTATAATTTGCTTCGATATTAACAGTGAGAAGTTCATGGATTTGCAACTTCCAGAAGAAACTATGACATGTCCAGAAGAGAAATTTAATATCCATGTGCTGGGAGATTCCCTTTGCTTAATTTGTGGTGTCCGTAACGTTCGTGTTGATGTATGGGTTATGCAAAATTATGGAGTGAGAGAATCTTGGACAAAGCAATTCATCATTACCCAAAAAGAAATTATTGCAGATCCCCATTCGTTAAAGATCTATGGCTCTGTTAAAGATAGTGGGATTCTAATACAGGTTGGTGACGGTCTCGGTTTATACGACCCAAAGAATGATAACATTAGAACCCTGAATATAAACGGCATCATCGATGGTAGTTTTTGCTCGGAGAATTACGTGGAGAGCTTAGTTTCAGTGAATTCAGGTATTTATATGGGTACAGTGGACAAAAAACATTCCAAAGATGCTAGTGAAATTCAAGATTCTCATCATTTGAATAAAAACTCCCAAATTACAATGGAAGCTGCTCAAGACAAAGAAGCGAAACGCAAAC GTGTTGATGTTATTCTTGCAGATGTTCATGCTGCTAACCATGAAGGTAGTGTCGCTGCCTTTGGAGGTGTTAATGTTATTCCTGGAGGTATTAATACTGTTTATCATCATGAACTTCTTAAGGCGTATTAA